One window of the Saccopteryx leptura isolate mSacLep1 chromosome 9, mSacLep1_pri_phased_curated, whole genome shotgun sequence genome contains the following:
- the ZNF527 gene encoding zinc finger protein 527 isoform X2 has protein sequence MVGPISERFIQRCHVGELQEFGLSISKPNMIFLLEQGKEPWMVEEEMSDGQYTDWESWYEIKGLSPKWYIDEEEISQSIVMGRLTDYDLECSSFREAWKYEGKLEHHHENQERLFRQVTNLKEIYAVKRENEHNSERSVLLKSVLLTQQRVPTVQQEYKFDIYDKMFPLNSVLTEHKRHAEKGSLIVNECEEVNQSTYLINDTVIPPGEKPYESNDFSNLLSFHSLLTQHQATHFGKLANECGDAFSCYSFFTQPQRIHSGEKPYACSNYGKAFSHDFFLSEHQRTHIGEKPYECKECNKAFRQSAHLAQHQRIHTGEKPFACNECGKAFSRYAFLVEHQRIHTGEKPYECKECNKAFRQSAHLNQHQRIHTGEKPYECNQCGKAFSRRIALTLHQRIHTGEKPFKCNECGKTFGYRSHLNQHQRIHTGEKPYECMKCGKFFRTDSQLNRHHRIHTGERPFECSKCGKAFSDALILIHHKRSHAGEKPYECNKCGKAFSCGSYLNQHQRIHTGEKPYECSECGKAFHQILSLRLHQRIHVGEKPYNCNECGNNFSCASALRRHQKIHNRETL, from the coding sequence ACTGGGAGTCTTGGTATGAAATCAAGGGATTATCTCCAAAATGGTACATTGATGAAGAGGAAATATCCCAGAGCATAGTAATGGGAAGACTTACAGATTATGACTTGGAGTGCTCCAGTTTCAGAGAAGCTTGGAAATATGAGGGTAAATTGGAGCACCATCACGAAAATCAGGAGAGGCTTTTCAGGCAAGTGACAAATCTTAAGGAAATCTATGCtgtgaaaagagaaaatgaacataATTCTGAGAGAAGCGTTCTCTTGAAGTCAGTACTTCTAACACAACAGAGAGTTCCCACAGTACAGCAAGAATATAAATTTGATATTTATGATAAAATGTTTCCTCTAAATTCAGTCCTAACTGAACATAAAAGACATGCTGAGAAGGGATCTTTGATAGTTAATGAATGTGAAGaagtcaaccagagtacatatcTTATTAATGACACAGTAATTCCTCCTGGGGAGAAACCTTATGAAAGTAATGATTTTTCAAATCTCTTAAGTTTCCACTCACTACTTACTCAGCATCAAGCAACTCATTTTGGAAAATTAGCCAATGAATGTGGTGATGCCTTTAGCTGTTACTCATTCTTTACTCAACCTCAGAGAATTCACAGTGGAGAGAAACCATATGCATGCAGTAACTATGGAAAAGCCTTTAGCCATGACTTCTTTCTTAGTGAACATCAGAGAACTCATAtaggagagaaaccatatgaaTGTAAGGAATGTAACAAAGCCTTTAGACAAAGTGCACACCTTGCTCAACATCAGAGAATCCACACTGGAGAAAAACCCTTTGCATGCAATGAATGTGGGAAGGCCTTTAGCCGCTATGCCTTCCTTGTtgaacatcagagaattcacacgggagaaaaaccatatgaatgTAAAGAATGTAACAAAGCCTTCAGACAGAGTGCACACCTTAATcagcatcagagaattcacactggagagaaaccctatgaatgtaatcAATGTGGAAAAGCCTTCAGCAGACGCATAGCCCTTACTTTGCATCAAAGaattcatacaggagagaaaccctttAAATGTAATGAATGTGGGAAGACGTTTGGCTATCGCTCACACCTTAAtcaacatcagagaattcatactggagaaaagCCTTATGAGTGCATGAAATGTGGGAAGTTTTTTCGGACTGATTCACAACTTAATCGACATCatagaattcatactggagaaagACCTTTTGAATGCAGtaaatgtgggaaagccttcagtgaTGCTTTAATTCTAATTCATCATAAGAGAAGTCAtgcaggagagaaaccctatgaatgtaacaAATGTGGAAAGGCCTTCAGTTGTGGCTCATACCTGAAtcaacatcagagaattcatactggggagaaaccctatgaatgtagtGAATGTGGGAAGGCTTTCCATCAGATATTGTCCCTTCGGCTACACCAGCGAATTCATGTTGGAGAAAAACCCTATAACTGTAATGAATGTGGGAATAATTTTAGCTGTGCCTCAGCCCTTAGAcgacatcagaaaattcataataGAGAAACTCTCTGA